A single Arachidicoccus sp. BS20 DNA region contains:
- a CDS encoding sugar phosphate isomerase/epimerase family protein, translated as MQTIKGPAIFISQFIGSEAPFNSLDGICQWAASLGFKAIQLPTNDKRFIDLQLAAESKDYADELKGKIAAYGLEISELSTHLQGQLIAVHPAYNDLFDGFAPTELHNNPKARTEWAMQQLHYAAKASRNLGLDAHVTFSGSFLWPLMYPWPQRPAGIVEEGFKELAKRWLPILNAFDKQGVDLCYEIHAGEDLHDGVSYEMFLEKVNNHARACLLYDPSHFVIQCLDYLQYIDFYHERIKMFHVKDAEFNPTGKQGVYGGFQSWINRTGRFRSLGDGQVDFKTIFSKLTQYGYKGWAVLEWEDSLKDAQQGAKEGAEFIARHIIKTTEKAFDDFAASGVSEQFNREFLGLD; from the coding sequence ATGCAAACAATTAAAGGTCCGGCAATTTTTATATCACAATTTATCGGCAGTGAAGCGCCTTTCAACAGTTTGGACGGCATTTGCCAATGGGCAGCTTCATTAGGTTTCAAAGCCATTCAGTTACCTACGAATGATAAACGTTTTATTGATTTGCAATTAGCTGCTGAAAGTAAAGATTACGCTGACGAACTGAAAGGGAAAATTGCTGCATATGGTTTGGAAATATCTGAATTGTCCACGCATTTACAAGGACAATTAATTGCCGTGCATCCTGCGTATAACGATTTGTTTGACGGATTTGCGCCGACAGAATTACATAACAATCCTAAAGCCCGCACGGAATGGGCAATGCAGCAATTGCATTATGCAGCTAAAGCTTCACGTAATCTCGGTTTGGATGCACATGTTACTTTCAGCGGAAGCTTTTTATGGCCATTAATGTATCCTTGGCCTCAACGTCCTGCGGGAATTGTTGAAGAAGGATTTAAAGAACTGGCAAAACGTTGGCTGCCGATTTTGAATGCTTTTGATAAACAAGGCGTTGACCTTTGTTACGAAATTCATGCGGGCGAAGATTTGCACGACGGCGTTTCTTATGAAATGTTTTTGGAGAAAGTAAACAATCATGCAAGAGCGTGTTTGTTATACGACCCTTCGCACTTTGTAATTCAATGTCTGGACTATTTGCAATACATAGATTTTTATCATGAGCGGATAAAAATGTTTCATGTGAAAGATGCCGAGTTTAATCCTACGGGAAAACAAGGTGTTTACGGCGGCTTTCAAAGTTGGATAAACCGCACAGGGCGTTTCCGTTCGTTAGGCGACGGGCAGGTCGATTTCAAAACTATTTTCAGCAAGCTCACGCAATACGGTTATAAAGGTTGGGCTGTTTTGGAATGGGAAGATTCTCTGAAAGATGCGCAACAGGGCGCAAAAGAAGGTGCAGAGTTTATTGCGCGGCACATTATCAAAACCACCGAAAAAGCCTTTGACGACTTTGCGGCTTCGGGTGTAAGCGAACAATTCAACAGGGAATTTTTGGGATTGGATTAA
- a CDS encoding Gfo/Idh/MocA family protein: MATKKIRMGMIGGGKNAFIGAIHRAAANMDGLIELVCGAFSSNAQTSIESGIALGLPENRIYASYEEMIQKESQLPSDKRMQFVSIVTPNHAHFAPAMLALENGFNVMLEKPMTFSLDEAKQLKKKVEETGLLLGLAHTYSGYPMVKQAKQMIKENVLGKIRKLYVEYPQGWLSELSEKENNKQAAWRTDPTKSGKAGAMGDIGTHAAHLAEYISGLKITKICADINTIVEGRVLDDDGSVLLKFDNGASGVLIATQVAAGEENNLRINIYGEKGGLEWHQQEPNTLLIKWKDAPAQIYRTGNGYLSSVAKHNTRTPGGHPEGYIEAFANIYRNFALTLNAKIDGETPTPEMLDFPTVDDGVRGMAFIDNVIVSGLLEKKWFDFIE; encoded by the coding sequence ATGGCAACAAAGAAAATTAGAATGGGCATGATTGGCGGCGGTAAAAATGCTTTTATCGGAGCCATTCATCGTGCAGCGGCAAATATGGACGGATTGATTGAATTGGTCTGCGGAGCATTTAGTTCTAACGCGCAAACATCAATCGAATCGGGCATTGCGCTTGGTTTGCCCGAAAATAGGATTTACGCTTCTTATGAAGAAATGATTCAAAAAGAAAGTCAATTACCTTCCGACAAAAGAATGCAGTTTGTATCCATTGTTACACCAAATCACGCGCATTTTGCTCCTGCAATGTTAGCATTGGAAAATGGATTTAATGTGATGCTCGAAAAGCCGATGACCTTTTCTCTGGATGAAGCAAAGCAACTAAAAAAGAAAGTCGAAGAAACAGGGTTATTGCTTGGCCTGGCACATACTTATTCAGGTTATCCGATGGTAAAACAAGCAAAACAAATGATTAAAGAAAATGTTCTCGGCAAGATAAGAAAACTCTATGTAGAATATCCGCAAGGCTGGTTAAGCGAATTGTCGGAAAAAGAAAACAACAAGCAAGCCGCCTGGCGCACCGACCCAACTAAAAGTGGAAAAGCCGGCGCCATGGGCGATATAGGCACGCATGCCGCGCATTTGGCAGAATATATTTCTGGATTAAAAATTACAAAAATCTGTGCGGATATTAATACGATTGTCGAAGGTCGCGTCTTGGACGACGACGGCTCTGTATTATTAAAATTTGATAACGGTGCAAGCGGAGTTTTAATCGCAACACAAGTAGCCGCAGGTGAAGAAAATAATTTACGAATAAATATTTACGGCGAAAAAGGTGGTCTCGAATGGCATCAGCAGGAGCCGAATACTTTATTGATAAAATGGAAAGACGCGCCTGCGCAAATTTATCGTACGGGCAACGGTTATTTATCCAGTGTTGCAAAGCACAACACGCGTACACCCGGCGGTCATCCCGAAGGTTATATTGAGGCATTTGCAAACATTTACCGGAATTTTGCTTTGACATTAAATGCAAAAATTGACGGAGAAACGCCAACGCCCGAAATGCTTGATTTTCCTACCGTTGATGACGGTGTTCGCGGTATGGCTTTTATCGATAATGTAATCGTTTCGGGCTTGTTGGAAAAGAAATGGTTTGATTTTATTGAATAG
- a CDS encoding 3-keto-disaccharide hydrolase yields the protein MKLFIFAIAAFSLTFLSWKNLETNNKQGKWIKLFDGKTKTGWHTYGKQNAGAAWDVQENALHLNPQTKDGRGDLITDKEYTNFDLKLEWKISPAGNSGVIFLVHEEPEKYTQTYSTGLEMQVLDNIKADDNKKENHLAGTLYDLIGTAADSKPKPVGEWNKAEIIVNNGSLKLILNGTTVASTTMWTNDWNKLIAGSKFANWQGFASFKTGHIALQDHGHEVWYRNIEIKEL from the coding sequence ATGAAATTATTCATTTTTGCAATAGCAGCTTTTTCGCTTACTTTTTTAAGTTGGAAAAATTTGGAAACAAATAACAAACAGGGAAAATGGATTAAATTATTCGACGGAAAAACAAAAACCGGCTGGCATACTTACGGAAAGCAAAATGCAGGTGCAGCCTGGGATGTACAGGAAAATGCTTTGCACCTGAATCCGCAAACCAAAGATGGTCGCGGCGATTTAATTACCGATAAAGAATATACCAATTTCGATTTAAAACTTGAATGGAAAATTTCTCCGGCGGGCAATAGCGGCGTTATTTTTTTAGTTCACGAAGAACCTGAAAAATATACCCAAACATACAGTACAGGATTGGAAATGCAAGTGTTAGATAATATCAAAGCCGATGACAACAAAAAAGAAAATCATCTTGCAGGAACATTGTATGACTTAATTGGAACAGCCGCAGATTCCAAACCAAAACCTGTGGGCGAATGGAACAAAGCCGAAATAATCGTGAACAATGGCAGTCTGAAATTAATTTTAAATGGAACTACCGTTGCCTCTACCACTATGTGGACAAACGATTGGAATAAATTAATCGCAGGAAGTAAATTCGCCAACTGGCAAGGATTTGCCTCTTTCAAAACCGGACATATTGCGTTGCAAGACCACGGACACGAAGTGTGGTACAGAAACATTGAAATCAAAGAATTATAA
- the tsaE gene encoding tRNA (adenosine(37)-N6)-threonylcarbamoyltransferase complex ATPase subunit type 1 TsaE, with protein sequence MQIKFTADTIKEVAREIWNKHSDKKIWTFDAPMGAGKTTFIKALCNDVLQSKDVVSSPTFAIINEYRSDISGKIYHMDWYRLEDEEEAVNAGVEDALQSGALCLVEWSERAPLLLPDDALHLRIDILSETEREIFL encoded by the coding sequence ATGCAAATCAAGTTTACGGCTGATACTATAAAAGAAGTCGCAAGGGAAATATGGAATAAACATTCCGATAAAAAAATATGGACATTTGATGCGCCAATGGGTGCAGGAAAAACAACATTTATCAAAGCCCTGTGCAACGATGTTTTGCAATCGAAAGATGTGGTTTCAAGCCCGACCTTTGCAATTATTAATGAATATAGAAGCGATATTTCAGGGAAAATTTATCACATGGACTGGTATCGTCTGGAAGATGAAGAAGAGGCAGTTAATGCCGGTGTCGAAGACGCTCTGCAAAGCGGTGCTTTGTGCTTGGTGGAATGGTCTGAGCGAGCGCCGTTACTGCTTCCGGACGATGCGTTGCATTTACGTATCGATATTCTGTCGGAAACAGAAAGAGAAATTTTTTTGTAA
- a CDS encoding Gfo/Idh/MocA family protein: MAEKNNVSRRNFIRNTGITTAGLWIVPRHVLGGKGFIAPSDKLRIASVGVGGKGESDVAMFARSGKADIVFLCDVDDRRAANSVKAFPQAKYYKDWRELFDKESKNFDAVSVSTPDHNHAIITLNAMQLGKHVYVQKPLTHDLFEARTLTQAAKKYKVITQMGNQGSSNDGARQMREWYEAGLIGDVHTVYTWTNRPVWPQGIPWSTEKPPVPKELDWDLWLGTAPYKDYIDKLVPFNWRGWWDYGTGALGDMGCHLVEAPFTVLGLEYASEVQCSVGSVYVDEFKRGYFPESCPPSSHVTLKFPKTGRMKNDIELHWMDGGIQPTRPEELGANDVFGDGGNGAYFIGTKGKMMCGTYNDNPQLLPLSRTAEAHVPVKYKRVPGGANGHYAQWIEACIAGYGNMEVSSPFEKAGPLVEALLMANLAIRGFDVQKTVGGKTSFPARYVKLLWDNNAMKVTNVDDVNQFVKRTYREGWGSLTL; this comes from the coding sequence ATGGCAGAAAAAAACAATGTATCACGCCGCAATTTTATCCGTAATACAGGAATAACTACTGCGGGTTTATGGATTGTACCGCGCCATGTATTGGGCGGTAAGGGTTTCATTGCTCCAAGCGACAAACTGCGTATCGCAAGCGTGGGCGTAGGTGGCAAAGGCGAATCGGACGTAGCCATGTTCGCACGAAGCGGTAAAGCCGATATTGTTTTTCTCTGCGATGTGGACGACCGCCGCGCAGCCAATTCCGTCAAAGCATTTCCGCAGGCAAAATATTACAAAGATTGGCGCGAACTGTTTGATAAAGAATCCAAAAATTTCGATGCCGTGTCTGTATCCACGCCCGACCACAATCATGCAATCATCACATTAAATGCAATGCAATTAGGTAAGCACGTGTATGTGCAGAAACCTTTGACACACGATTTGTTTGAAGCACGAACATTGACGCAGGCTGCGAAAAAGTATAAAGTAATTACACAAATGGGCAATCAAGGTTCATCAAACGACGGAGCCCGTCAAATGCGCGAATGGTACGAAGCGGGCTTGATAGGCGATGTGCATACAGTTTATACCTGGACAAATCGTCCTGTTTGGCCTCAGGGCATTCCCTGGTCAACAGAAAAGCCGCCTGTACCGAAAGAATTAGACTGGGATTTATGGCTCGGCACCGCTCCCTACAAAGATTATATCGATAAATTGGTTCCGTTCAACTGGCGCGGCTGGTGGGATTACGGCACAGGTGCGCTTGGAGATATGGGTTGTCATTTGGTGGAAGCGCCTTTCACAGTACTCGGTTTGGAATATGCTTCAGAAGTACAATGTAGTGTCGGTTCTGTATATGTGGACGAATTTAAGCGCGGATATTTTCCCGAAAGTTGTCCTCCTTCGAGTCATGTAACGTTGAAATTTCCTAAAACGGGAAGAATGAAAAACGACATAGAACTGCATTGGATGGACGGCGGCATTCAGCCTACAAGACCCGAAGAGCTTGGTGCAAACGATGTGTTTGGCGATGGCGGCAACGGAGCGTATTTTATCGGCACAAAAGGTAAAATGATGTGCGGCACGTATAACGACAATCCACAACTATTACCATTAAGCCGCACTGCCGAAGCTCATGTACCTGTAAAATACAAACGAGTTCCGGGCGGTGCAAACGGTCATTATGCGCAATGGATTGAAGCATGTATAGCCGGCTACGGAAATATGGAGGTAAGTTCCCCGTTTGAAAAGGCAGGTCCGCTGGTAGAAGCGTTACTGATGGCAAATCTTGCTATTCGCGGATTTGATGTACAAAAAACAGTTGGCGGAAAAACAAGTTTCCCTGCTCGTTATGTAAAACTATTGTGGGACAATAATGCCATGAAAGTAACCAATGTGGACGATGTAAACCAGTTTGTAAAACGTACCTACCGTGAAGGCTGGGGAAGTTTGACATTGTAA
- a CDS encoding gluconate 2-dehydrogenase subunit 3 family protein gives MQRREVLRNFALLAGGGLLSGTTISILNSCNSPGKKTDGQLFSDTQQNIITELADVIIPTTSCPGAKAAGIGPFITMMIHDCYPEDVQKDFIKGVDDFSASVKKRFSKDFISLSSQEKIQAVSQLRDQALAEQKSPEKKTNFFVLTRDLTILGYFTSEIGATQARQYIAVPGRYDGDVTLKPGQKAWAT, from the coding sequence ATGCAAAGGCGTGAAGTATTAAGAAACTTTGCTCTGTTAGCCGGCGGAGGATTACTATCAGGAACTACAATAAGTATTTTAAACAGTTGTAATTCGCCAGGCAAAAAAACTGATGGGCAATTATTTTCAGACACACAACAGAATATCATTACTGAGCTTGCCGATGTTATTATTCCCACCACTTCTTGCCCGGGCGCAAAAGCTGCCGGCATCGGACCGTTTATCACAATGATGATACATGACTGTTATCCGGAAGATGTTCAAAAAGATTTTATAAAAGGTGTTGATGATTTTTCCGCATCTGTGAAAAAACGATTCAGCAAAGACTTTATTTCCCTCTCTTCACAAGAAAAAATTCAGGCTGTATCACAATTGCGCGACCAGGCTTTGGCAGAACAAAAGTCTCCCGAAAAGAAAACTAATTTTTTCGTTCTTACACGGGATTTAACTATTCTCGGTTATTTCACATCCGAAATCGGTGCCACGCAGGCAAGGCAATACATCGCCGTTCCTGGACGGTACGATGGAGATGTTACCTTAAAACCCGGTCAGAAAGCATGGGCTACCTGA
- a CDS encoding nucleoside permease: MKATIRFKLSAMMFLEFFVWGAWFVTLGTYLSANLQATGAQSAAAFSTQSFGAIIAPFIIGLIADRYFNAEKILGILHLLGAVLMFQMYRSSDFTAFYPYIFIYMIVYMPTLALVNSVSFNQMKNPEKEFGFIRAFGTLGWIVAGLLISYAFHWDSEESLKTGLLKNTFLMTAIASLILGLFSFALPKTPPKINKEEKVKLSSVLGLDALKLLKDKNYIIFFLASVLICVPLAFYYQYANPYLVETGLHNATGKMTFGQMSELLFMLLLPLFFSKFGLKKTLALAMLSWVLRYLLFAHGNANELSFMLIIGIALHGLCYDFFFVTGQIYTDNKAGEKYKSAAQGLITLATYGVGMLVGFYIAGLIKDAYTVNNIADWKQIWTIPAVIAAAVLVLFLAFFKEKKSGNTNISSNEIPTYAE, encoded by the coding sequence ATGAAAGCCACAATCCGCTTTAAGTTATCTGCTATGATGTTCCTCGAATTTTTTGTTTGGGGCGCATGGTTTGTAACATTGGGAACATATCTCAGTGCCAATCTTCAGGCGACAGGTGCGCAAAGCGCGGCTGCGTTCTCTACGCAATCCTTTGGCGCAATCATCGCACCATTTATCATCGGGCTGATTGCCGACAGATATTTTAATGCCGAAAAAATATTAGGCATTTTGCATTTGCTTGGCGCAGTGCTGATGTTTCAAATGTACCGTTCATCGGACTTCACAGCGTTTTATCCTTACATATTTATTTACATGATTGTGTATATGCCCACACTTGCATTGGTCAATTCTGTTTCGTTTAACCAAATGAAAAATCCGGAAAAAGAATTTGGTTTTATACGCGCTTTCGGAACTTTGGGCTGGATTGTAGCAGGCTTACTCATCAGCTATGCGTTTCATTGGGATTCGGAAGAAAGCCTGAAAACAGGATTATTAAAAAATACTTTTTTAATGACTGCAATTGCTTCGTTGATTTTAGGATTGTTCAGCTTTGCTTTACCTAAAACACCGCCTAAAATAAACAAGGAAGAAAAAGTAAAACTAAGTTCTGTACTTGGCTTGGATGCCTTGAAATTATTGAAAGACAAAAATTATATCATCTTCTTTTTAGCTTCGGTATTGATATGCGTGCCGCTGGCATTTTATTACCAGTATGCCAATCCGTACTTGGTGGAAACCGGTTTGCACAACGCTACCGGAAAAATGACTTTCGGGCAAATGTCCGAGTTACTTTTCATGTTGTTATTGCCCCTATTTTTTTCCAAATTCGGACTAAAAAAAACATTGGCATTAGCAATGCTGTCTTGGGTATTACGCTATTTATTATTCGCACACGGCAATGCAAATGAACTTTCTTTTATGCTGATAATCGGCATTGCATTGCATGGTTTGTGCTATGATTTTTTCTTTGTTACGGGACAAATTTATACCGACAATAAAGCCGGCGAAAAATACAAAAGTGCCGCGCAAGGCTTAATAACATTAGCAACTTACGGCGTCGGAATGTTGGTAGGTTTTTATATTGCAGGCTTAATCAAAGATGCTTATACTGTCAATAATATTGCCGACTGGAAACAAATCTGGACAATTCCTGCCGTAATTGCAGCAGCAGTTTTAGTTTTATTCCTGGCATTTTTCAAAGAGAAAAAATCGGGCAATACCAATATTTCATCAAATGAAATCCCAACTTATGCAGAATAG
- a CDS encoding GMC oxidoreductase, protein MNLNTEATKQNTYDAIVIGSGISGGWAAKELTEKGLKVLMLERGENIEHIKDYDTATKAPWEFQHRGWLTEEEKASHPVQKRDYPYSEFNAKFWVNDLECPYTEVKRFDWYRGYHVGGRSLMWGRQSYRFSDINFEDNLKDGHGTDWPIRYKDIAPWYDYAETFAGISGQAENFPTLPDGKYLPPMELNVVEKSVKKRIEEHYNRKRIMTIGRVANITVPHEGRTNCQYRNLCSRGCPFGAYFSTQSSTLPAAVKTGNLTLRPFSIVNHIIYDKETQKAKGVFVIDTQTQQTMEFYAKIIFVNASTLGTAFILLNSTSPEFPNGLGNGSGHLGHNLMDHHFRCGASGEAEGFDDKYYYGRRANGIYVPRYQNIGNDKRDYLRGFGYQGGASRSSSWHHNVAELAFGADFKDTVSTPGVWSIGLGGFGEMLPDYKNYVYIDKTKKDKWGQPVLAVDCAYGENEEKMRKDMMNDAAEMLETAGIKNIKTYDNGCYPGMAIHEMGTARMGNDPKTSVLNKWNQMHEVKNVFVTDGACMASTACQNPSLTYMALTARACDYAVSELKKQNI, encoded by the coding sequence ATGAATCTTAATACAGAAGCAACAAAGCAAAATACTTATGATGCCATCGTGATAGGCTCCGGAATCAGTGGCGGCTGGGCGGCAAAAGAGCTTACTGAAAAAGGGTTGAAAGTATTAATGCTGGAACGCGGCGAAAATATTGAACATATTAAAGATTACGATACGGCTACTAAAGCGCCGTGGGAATTTCAGCACCGCGGCTGGCTTACCGAAGAAGAAAAAGCCTCACATCCTGTGCAGAAAAGAGATTATCCTTATTCCGAATTTAATGCGAAATTTTGGGTAAACGATTTGGAATGTCCTTATACCGAAGTCAAGCGATTCGATTGGTATCGCGGCTATCACGTAGGCGGTCGTTCACTCATGTGGGGACGGCAAAGCTACCGCTTCAGCGACATCAATTTTGAAGATAATTTAAAAGACGGTCATGGTACAGACTGGCCCATTCGTTACAAAGACATTGCACCTTGGTACGACTATGCCGAAACCTTTGCAGGCATCAGCGGACAGGCGGAAAACTTCCCCACCCTGCCCGACGGGAAATATTTGCCGCCGATGGAATTGAACGTAGTAGAAAAATCGGTAAAAAAACGAATCGAAGAACACTATAACCGAAAAAGAATAATGACTATTGGTCGCGTGGCAAACATTACCGTTCCGCACGAAGGTCGAACCAATTGTCAATACAGAAACCTTTGTAGCCGCGGCTGTCCGTTCGGCGCATATTTCAGCACGCAGTCATCCACACTTCCTGCGGCAGTAAAAACGGGCAACCTTACGCTAAGACCATTCTCCATTGTTAATCACATTATTTACGACAAAGAAACGCAGAAAGCTAAAGGTGTATTCGTTATTGATACACAAACACAACAGACAATGGAATTCTATGCAAAAATCATTTTTGTAAACGCTTCTACTTTAGGCACGGCATTTATTTTATTAAATTCTACTTCGCCCGAATTTCCCAACGGATTGGGCAATGGAAGCGGACATCTCGGACATAATTTAATGGACCACCATTTTCGTTGCGGCGCATCCGGCGAAGCCGAAGGTTTTGACGATAAATATTATTACGGTCGTCGTGCAAACGGCATTTACGTTCCCCGCTATCAAAATATTGGCAACGACAAGCGCGATTACCTGCGCGGTTTCGGATACCAGGGTGGCGCAAGCCGCTCTTCAAGCTGGCATCACAATGTTGCGGAGCTGGCATTTGGCGCAGATTTCAAAGACACGGTAAGCACGCCCGGCGTGTGGAGTATTGGTCTTGGCGGCTTTGGCGAGATGCTGCCGGATTATAAAAACTATGTTTATATCGATAAAACGAAAAAAGACAAATGGGGACAACCCGTGCTGGCTGTCGATTGCGCATACGGGGAAAATGAAGAAAAAATGCGCAAAGACATGATGAACGATGCCGCCGAAATGCTGGAAACGGCAGGCATTAAAAATATTAAAACGTACGACAATGGCTGCTATCCCGGCATGGCAATCCATGAAATGGGAACCGCTCGCATGGGCAACGACCCCAAAACTTCCGTGCTAAACAAATGGAACCAAATGCACGAAGTAAAAAATGTATTCGTAACCGACGGCGCGTGCATGGCATCAACAGCTTGTCAAAATCCCTCACTGACATATATGGCATTGACCGCAAGAGCGTGTGATTATGCAGTAAGCGAATTAAAGAAACAAAATATTTAA
- the dnaG gene encoding DNA primase: MITPQTIEQITSRIDVVDVVGEFVKLKRRGANYLGLCPFHGEKTPSFTVSPTKEIFKCFGCGKSGSAITFLMEHEKYSYVEALRWLANRYGIEVEETEMSDEAKQHAQTADSLYIINGFAQKFFAQQLFETEEGRNIALTYLYERGFNDATLEKFGVGYSPDVRDAFSKAALQNQYNPELLLRTGLVRSYHDELQDNYRGRIIFPIHNNSGKVIGFGARVIGKKDNAPKYINTPENEIYVKSRILYGSYFARHSIDKNDECLLVEGYTDVVSLVQAGIENVVASGGTSLTTDQLRLIKKYTNNLTIIYDGDSAGVKAALRGLDMALEEGLNVRLVLIPDNEDPDSYVKKVGAAEFKKFVADNKKDFILFQLEIMLRDAGNDINKKSEVVNRVADSLSKISKAEDFTKQQEYIKQCAAILKIDEQGLTTLVNKYKRDSIAKLEKNQAFEEQKQEQETVDTSDIFTTSDDAQEKNILRVLLEYGLKNYDEERTIADYILEETASFPFDNNDYEQLFQLYETQYRQGLQPTGKSLLYEANEKNQSLIIGITMSKYELSQLWDERLGHTRKEQFILGRDYSVQDATMSVIYFKLRKIKRMFEQTQSELEQATAFDEQMRLLEVHKYLKAEEVSLTQQLGTVILK; this comes from the coding sequence TTGATTACTCCGCAAACCATAGAACAAATTACTTCCCGCATCGACGTTGTTGATGTGGTGGGCGAGTTTGTGAAATTAAAAAGGCGCGGAGCCAATTATCTCGGGCTTTGCCCTTTTCATGGCGAAAAAACGCCGTCGTTCACGGTGTCGCCGACCAAAGAAATTTTTAAATGTTTCGGTTGCGGCAAAAGCGGCAGCGCCATTACGTTTCTCATGGAGCATGAGAAATACAGCTATGTGGAAGCGTTGCGTTGGCTTGCAAATCGCTATGGCATTGAGGTGGAAGAAACCGAGATGAGCGACGAGGCGAAACAACACGCGCAAACTGCCGACAGCCTTTACATCATCAACGGATTTGCACAGAAATTTTTTGCGCAGCAACTTTTTGAAACCGAAGAAGGACGCAACATTGCGCTCACTTATTTGTACGAGCGCGGCTTTAATGATGCGACTTTGGAAAAGTTTGGCGTGGGTTATTCGCCCGATGTGCGCGATGCGTTTTCCAAAGCGGCTTTACAAAACCAATACAACCCGGAACTCTTGCTGCGCACGGGTTTGGTACGAAGTTACCACGATGAATTGCAGGATAATTATCGCGGAAGAATCATTTTTCCCATTCATAATAATTCAGGAAAAGTCATTGGTTTCGGTGCGCGCGTGATTGGCAAAAAAGACAATGCGCCTAAATATATTAATACGCCCGAAAACGAAATTTATGTAAAAAGTAGAATCCTTTACGGTTCTTATTTTGCGCGGCATTCGATTGACAAAAACGATGAATGTTTGCTCGTTGAAGGTTATACGGATGTTGTCAGTTTGGTGCAGGCCGGCATTGAAAATGTGGTTGCAAGCGGTGGCACTTCTTTGACTACCGACCAACTTCGATTGATAAAAAAATATACCAACAACTTAACCATTATTTATGACGGCGATAGCGCAGGAGTGAAAGCTGCATTGCGCGGGCTGGATATGGCGTTGGAAGAAGGTTTGAATGTGCGCCTCGTGTTAATTCCCGACAACGAAGACCCCGACAGTTATGTAAAAAAAGTGGGCGCGGCGGAGTTCAAAAAATTTGTTGCCGACAACAAAAAAGACTTTATTCTTTTTCAGTTGGAAATCATGCTGCGCGATGCGGGCAATGATATTAACAAGAAGAGTGAAGTGGTTAATCGCGTTGCGGATTCGTTGAGTAAAATCAGCAAAGCTGAAGATTTTACGAAGCAACAGGAATACATAAAACAATGCGCCGCGATTTTAAAAATTGATGAGCAAGGCTTAACTACTTTAGTCAATAAATACAAGCGCGACAGCATTGCCAAGCTGGAAAAAAATCAGGCATTTGAAGAGCAAAAACAAGAACAGGAAACAGTTGATACATCCGATATTTTTACAACTTCGGATGATGCGCAAGAGAAAAATATTCTGCGCGTATTGCTCGAATACGGGTTGAAAAATTACGATGAAGAACGAACGATTGCCGATTATATTTTAGAAGAAACAGCGTCTTTTCCTTTTGATAACAATGATTACGAGCAACTCTTTCAGCTTTACGAAACACAGTACAGACAAGGCTTGCAGCCGACGGGAAAGTCTTTGTTGTATGAAGCGAATGAGAAAAATCAATCGCTGATTATCGGCATTACCATGTCCAAATATGAACTAAGCCAGTTGTGGGATGAGCGGCTTGGACACACAAGAAAAGAACAGTTTATTTTAGGCAGAGACTATTCCGTTCAGGATGCGACCATGAGCGTAATTTATTTTAAGCTGAGAAAAATAAAGAGGATGTTTGAACAAACCCAAAGCGAGCTGGAGCAAGCCACAGCTTTCGACGAACAAATGCGCTTACTGGAAGTACATAAATATTTGAAAGCCGAAGAGGTAAGCCTTACACAGCAGTTGGGGACGGTTATTTTGAAATAA